In Cataglyphis hispanica isolate Lineage 1 chromosome 8, ULB_Chis1_1.0, whole genome shotgun sequence, the DNA window ttacatttatttcttcgatgatgtgatattttttatatatcaaaatactcTCGAGTGTACtgtaaaaatcgattaaaaatttatgctaatcaattttttccacaaattttaatctttgatattatttagataataaaatcacaaagtaagattttatatttcaaagcaCAATTCGtcagaaaattgtacaatttttagagataaaaataaaattatattttaattttttacaacggAGAATTGTTtcatatctgtaaaaaaaataaaatcttgcaacacacacacacacatacacacacacatgatagatataaaatacaaaataattttttaaaaacttaaattcaaaaattttaaaagagatctCGCTGTAAAGTCTCGTCTGTGTAAAGACGATGCTGGCCGTTACGCGGGCGTGCAACAAACAAGGATTCTCATGCCATGCGCACGTCTGGTCCGATggtgttctctctctctctctctctttctctctctttctctctctgaagACGTATCACCATAGAGAATCGGGAGAGACGTGACGGGGGTGTCGTAATTGAAAAAGGACACATCGAGGCTAAAGAGAAAAGAACTAACAGAGAGACAAAACAACATAGCGTCTTGGAGAATTTGGAGTCTTATTGAGAGTGAATGAGAGAGATGGTAAGGTCGAAGGAAGAAAACAGCCAAAATACACGCTAGAAGGAGCGAGGAGGGAGGATGAAAGCCAGGAAGGGCAAGGAGGTCTCAAATTTGGTTGGCCGTCGTTTTCCACCGTTCTATCGTGCGTGCCTATCCCTCTTCAGTTCAGGCAGGGAATCAGAGGAGATCGACTATAGTCGAAAGTGGTGGGGTTGCTACGCAGGAGAGACGGGAGTAAGCAAGcggcaagaaagagagagagagaagcaaggCAGTTTCGTGTTTCTCTTGGTCAAACATTTGGATGAGAAAGAAGGGAGAAGTTTAAGCGAGAGGtaggagaagagagaagacaAGAGTTCTTCCAGCGAAGGGAGAGTGATGGAACGATGAAGTTttcgtgagagaaagagaaagtctAAACATTAGACGAAGAGAACTGCTATTCGCCGGTGTTGCTGGATGAGAAGGAAGAAAGACGTTTGAGAGAACAACGAtacgagataaagagagatagtAATAGAGAATGAGGGGAAGCGTGCTAAAGtctgagagagaaatatagagacagagagagagagagagagactccaAAGAGGCAAGTGACGACGAAGAGGGGGTGGCGAGATTGCGAAGGAAGCGGTGAGGGGCGGGACACGGCAAGGGAGGGATGAGAGGAGGAGAAACGGTGCCTTGGCGCGAGCCCGAGGAGTCGAAACTACGGAATTCCAACCGACAGAGTAGTACCGGCGTTCGTACGACACGGTCACAGTTGTAGTGAGCGAGTGTAATCCGAggtgagagagtgagagaaaagagagagaaagaaaagggagaggggggggatTTGAACGGAGGGGTGACGCGAAGCTGAGGTGGTTGCGTCTCATTGTGTTCGCCGGCTCAGTTCCGCTGCTCTCGCAGTACCGGATACGCGACGTCAGGTGATCGATTCTCACCCACGATCAGTCCCgcgtaaagagaaagagagactccACAAGTGAAAATTATTGCGATATATAGACATAGTTACAGTGAGCAAAGTGCGAAGTATATTTCGCGCTCGCAACAATCGTCGCGAAATTTTCAAAGTGACGATTCGAGGCGTCCCACCGGAAATCTTCTCTCAAAATCAAAGTGTCGATCATCGAAAGAGACTTTGCTAGAGAAACGACGAACGTAAATTTGAGCGTTATCGAACGCCAGCATGTAAATCATGGACTATATGCgcgtttattttcatttcgttTTGTTCATCTTGGCGCCGACGTAACCGATAACGTCCGACGCTCATTATCGAGAGCCGTCTCTAGTTCTCACAGCCAAGGAGCCGGCAAGTGGTGGTACCGTCCCGCTGTCGttgtcatcgtcgtcgacACGCCGTCGAACCGAGGTCAACAATGCCGTACGCGGTGACTGCGATTTATCGAGCAACATTGAATTGGATATTCGCGTCCGCAATCGGTGCGATCATATGATAAATGTAGAACACGTTGTATTCCCggtttctttttgttttctcctttcttctctctttttgttttaaaccCCTCCCTCTTCCTTCCCTTCTATACGGCTAGATCGAAGCGCATTGTTTCTCCCGTTGAACTAGTGAACCCTTGCACGTGACTCGCCACGGTGTCTTTTCGCGCTTTCACGTACGACGCGATTGTTCATGTGTTATTTCGCTACTTCGCGTGTAGTTTTGCTGCGTCATAGGACGCGATCCAAGAGGCGACTAAGTGAAACAACAGACcggaaagaaaggaagaaggaTCGTCACGTTATAGTTGCGCGCGCGCTCGGACGCGTGTAACGGGCGctcatgtgtgtgtgtcgtcTAGTTTTATTCTGTTCGTGTTGTGTACGAGTTACTATTCGACGGCTGAAACACGTGACTTGACGATCGAGTGGAAAGAAGACAATATGAGTGAAATGACGAATGTTGTCGAGGCacagcaacaacagcaacaaTACGTAGGTGGCAGTTCAAATACGAGGCATCGTTGTAAGGACTGCGGTGTGAATTTTGACGGCGAGAAGAGCCTGGAAGTACACATACAGTATAGTCATAAAGAGAATTTGTTAAATCAGTGGACTAATAAGGCACAACAGGAAGAGAGCAATAATAATCATAGTAAGACTGGTAATCATAATAGTCACGTGAATGTCAATCGGGATAGTGTGACTGTGCCGACGGACTCAAGTGAGCCGTCATCGATGTCGCCTTCTCAGGATCCAACATCCtcgcagcagcaacagcaacaacagcaacagcagcagcagcagcagcagcagtcACAACAACAATCtcagcaacaacagcagcagcaacaacagccTGCCATACATACACTTGTATGTCAGCCATATGATCATTTTCAAACATCAATGTTTAGCGACAGCAGCGGCTATTACATGCCAAACGAGCAGCCTTATATGTTAACTCATCATTTTACACCGTCACAGGAAGATGTTCAAGGCAATCGCGACGGTGGCGGCGGTTATCCGCGTTATCATCCATATCAGCATCATCAGCAGCACTATTCTGCGGATCGCGCGACGTCTAATTCTACTAGCCCGCAAAGTCCGCCGCTTCAATGTGACAAATGCGGAGCCGTTTACGAGGATGCAAATCAATTAGGCGAGCACATGAGAACGAATCATCTGGATTCGCCTTCTGCATATCCATCTGCGCCACAATATCAACAACTGGGCAATAGTCCTCAGCAGTTGCATCCATCACCGCCTCTTTCCAATCAACCGCAACAACAACCTAGTTACGATTACAACGGCGGACAAACGAGCAAGTCGGATATGAAACAGGAACCGCCTGAAGAGCAGGCTGAAATCCTCGACTTAGATTCTCATAAGGTGCAAACGCATCGATATGAAGAAGAGCTTGTAAGAATTCAACATCAGCAGCAGCAAGGACTTCAGATACAGATGCAGCAACGGCTGATACCGCAGCAGCAGCACAGAATAGGATCACATTCGGTGAGTTCTATGCTGGGTTGGCCACCGGCCGCCCAATCACATGATTATCATACTGGGCTTGGCTCTATGGGCCCCATAGACAATGTTCCTCCACCGATTGCTGATCAGGGTCAGTTCATACGCGGTCAGCATATGCCCATGGAGCATGGACATCAAAGTTCACCGATAATCACAAGCACGCAACCGATGGCAAGTCATCAGATGCCAGCTGGGTTCGCTCAACAACCACCAAAAGCGCCGTTAGCAAATCAATCCTGGAAAAGCAACGAGCCGCGCCGGCCAAAGACCTACAATTGCACCGCGTGCAACAAGTGGTTTACAAGCTCAGGCCATCTCAAAAGACACTATAATACAACGTTGCACAAGAACGCTGTGAAAAATGGCAAGGAACCTGATCCGGCAAACTTACCGATTAGCGCTCATCATCATCCTGCTAGAGAGAATAATCATTCAGGCAGTAGGGGCGGAGGGGCGCCCGCACGATCTCCGCCGGATTTATCATCTTCCAGGAGTCCCCCAAACTTGATGGCAGGTCCCTCGGGCGAGGCGACGAGGGGCCTGCTTCACACGCCCACCACGCACTGCAATTccaacagcagcaacagcagcagcgaCTCTTCGGTAACAACTCTGCAGCAACAGTTGGTCCATCTGCCGCACTCGGGAATAATGCCGGTCAATTCTCCGATTCCATCGTCGCTGGCGGGACATCATCAGCAACAAATGGGTTCTGCGCCTCATCAGCTGGGCCtccagcagcagcagcaacaacagcagctTCACCTGCCAACGGATTCGCCGGGCCAGCCGGTGCATCATACCACGAGTTCGCCCATACCCCCACAGGCGGCATCGCACATGAATTGCCCTTCACCAATGGGTACATCCCCCCACCCGCATCACATGAACTCGCCACCAGGCTCGGTCCATCCGGCGATGACTTCGCCCACGGCAATGGGGGGTACTACGATGCCTCATCAGCCGTACCCAAACGCCTTGCCCCCCCACGTTACAATTACTACCAACACCCCGGCGGTCCTACTGGAGTCTACCCAACCAGTTACCACCATGCAACTAACTACTATTGGTAACGAGCAAAATGACCAACAACAACATCAGCTGCTGCCTAGTTTTACGATCTTCGATCAGAAGAATTTCACGCAAATCGGTGTACTAACTGGGTTTGTAGTAGAACAAAACCAGATACAAACCGTTAACGTGGGGGGGCTAAGCGCGGAGGAGATTGCTCCTCAAGAATCTTTTGAATCTTCCACAACGTCCTATGACCCGTATTCACCATCGCGCTATAAGTCGTTGACCGATATGGACGTAACAACGATACAAACAAACGAGGAACATGTATCTTCGCTTTCCTATCAGCTTGAGCAACAGCGTATTGATCtcgaaacaaataataatcatctATCACACTCGAGGCAGGCGAAGGAGGATGTAGACCCGAACATCGGTTTGCAACCTAAGAAGGAACGTAAGAGTAAGACCAACTCGAGTAAGCAACGTCAGATCACCAGCACTGCAgccaattttatttcgaaggATGGTGTCTTTATGTGCATTGATTGTAACAAGTCTTTCGTGAGAGGTTGCTATCTCACGCAGCATAACAAAAGCTTCCATTCGGGCGACAAGCCATTTAAATGTGCCCAATGCGGCAAGCGATTTCCGAACAAAGAAGTGTACGAAAAACATGTTCAGATGCATACCTGTGCGAGGAGGCATCAGTGCGACGCTTGCCCGAAAGTGTTCGCCCACAAGACCGACCTCAAGCGGCATATCTGCATCCATACCGGTAAACGGCCGTTTAAATGTGATACTTGCGGTAAGGGATTTATCCGACAAGATCACATGAAGAAGCATCAGGACACGCACAACAAGAAAGCACGATTGACCGCGCAACGGCAGAACGTCCAACGGCTAAATGCTCAGCGGCTCAACGGTTCGCGTTTCAACATTCAACGGTTCAATACTCAACGATGCAATGTTGAACGGCCCAACGATGTCCATAACAACTACGACAGAAAATTGTAAAGACGTGTGTCTCCGGGATGTCAAGCCCGATTGGGCTGCCCGACCACTGCGCGGCTTCGAGATCGTCTCGATGACAGAACGAAAGGTAATGTTCGTCGATCGACAAATATCGTTTTTGTccgcctttttctttttctgttcgTTCaatccaatatatataaaaatacaatatacaatcaTTTGCTaatgatttgatatttattttgtaattctctataaaatgcagtattcttaataaaatgaagcaaataacaaattttttgtctttGACTTTCTGTgaataaatactatttttaaaagcagTTTTAATTAGAGATATGTACGTAGACGCTGTATGGTACTGTCAGcattttctccattttttttctattaaggtaatatttattcaattttactctcaaacaaatttaatgttCTCCaagtttttatctaaaaataatttaataaaaaataatcaaggcGAAACGGATTTCACAATGTATCGAAACTGTGTTTTTTTTAACACGTAATACAAAAAACTTATCTGCGAAACTTTCACGTGGTATCGACCAAAATCGTAGCgataattgaaagaaatactgcgaaatctttctttatcttactTTCGTCGCACCAATTCCTCAACTCAAGATCGCAAATTCCGTTAATGTTTTTGACGACGATCTCGAGAAAGTTGTATAAGCGTAACATTTTCAAATTGGCAATAAGTGATCGGAGACTAAGATATCGATGTTGTATTAAGTCGTCGAAGCTTATAACAATGTGtacaaagtattaaatatatattaaaaagtgtgtatattattattatattataattattacaattatataatgacataaacaaaaaaagttctctataatataaaatttacaatcataAGACAAAGGCCAATCAGCGCTAAAACGCAGAATTATTCAgcgtttttttatacttttttatgtatttttagtatattataaatatatataattatgttataactATGCCTTCTTTTCTATGTTTCTTCAATATACGTTTCCAAAATCATGGAAAATTGTTCTCATTTATCTCAtcacacattttataatttgtaattatatttttcttcttcttctctctctctctctctctctttctctctctctttctctctctgtctctgagtaaattacaatatttattacaaggtATCATCTTACACACACTATACACACCTACAAACATACGTGTGTGAgatataatagcaataaatttGCAGATAATGttggtaataatataattacattaaatgtatgataattattataataaagttataaaactgtaatataatattattataacaaagaaattttattgctatttaacttaaataaagCACAAAAGATGAAGCATAATAATAGATTGTGAAAtgagatgaataaaaatacaatttaaccGATGTGAAAACGTATATGCTGAAGAAGCAAAAGttcattttatcttatttttaacaaatttttctgtgtttttattctacaacTGAGCGATGTTTtgtcgtaaatatattttaaaatatttataaataactttttcctTTTGTTATAtgcgtttataaaaaataaaaataaagtttctattatatatatatatatatatatatatatatatatatatatatatatatatatataaaataaataaaccaaTAAAACACTCTCTATTGTGAAAACATGCCcaatatcgattaataattgaaatatatgtaaaagtcgaaaagaatgtaaaaaatatattttttattttagataaaacttTGGTTTTAAATTCTCGCTACTTTATTGTGAAAATGTGCCCAATATTGatcaataattgtaatattaaagggaataatattaaaggaaaagtaaaaaatatactttttattttatataaaactttgattttaGATTTGCTGAAAGTATCGCAATCGCGGCGATTTTACTCGTTTCGCTACagtatttaatcaaatatcgaTTAATCAGTGCCATCAATATACAAAACGATTTGAGCTAcacgaaaataattaacattaactGAGAAACTTCAATAGCAAGAACATATGAAATAAGAGTAAATGTCAATAGCAATCGCTGTGAGCAAACGGCaatgaataattaacatatcatatatttttaatgagaaaatgtaatctattaatatcaaGACAGAAGtgtaattcttattaataagaatgGCAATTAAGCATAACAATCCAaggaacaaataaaatatataatttattataattaacttaacTTATTACATTactatattcatttttttttactttatcttatcaaatttaaaaaatatgttaaaaatattcaatacatatatatatatatatatatatatatatatatatatatatataattaagttttaatttcaaattatactattatattacaataatatactattatatcacaataaataaatatatgagttttgtaaataaaattataaaaaatgtatgattatattataaatagatctCATTTATAGTGAAATGCAATTACAGAAtaacagaataaatattttactctcatttatttatgtgtaggATCaagtacaattaaataaacttgatCGAAAACATCATACACACAGTATGTCGACGTATGCGCATTAAAGATAATTCTTTATCAAaatcaaagtttttataaagtgAAAAGTATGTCTTTTTGATATATgacatttgatataaatttcaggtaattttgatatatgacatttgatataaatttcagGTATTGATCAATGATGGGCACGTTTTTACAATAGTGCctcatttgtttatttaaaagctTAAGATAGTCTAAGTTACGGCGTGTTGCTCAAAGTGAACTTTGCTCGCACTTTTATATTGCTTATAAGATTTAAGTAAATCTTCTTATCAATCGTGCAAAATTGGtataattcgaaattaaaactcggttatatataatacatgctTATGTAAACGTGCACATCTAGTGAATTAcatctgaaataatataagttcTTACATcaatttacacatattttttaaaaattgtttaaatgtttattatacatttttaatatacttattactGAAATTTACCAATAATAGTTTGCGCACCCCCGCCTTGACTTTTATTTGCCATTTTTTggttaattgttaaaatatttacatttttaaaataatatttaaatttttaagtataaaagtattctggttaattaattttttgaatgttgaatttgtgtatattgtaaatataataatctaatgagttaattaaattatatattttatttgttctgCAGATTGTTAtgcttaattataaacatttgtcACCCTTATCAATAAGAGTTAAACTGttgattgatttaatattgatagatTCTCTCTTAAA includes these proteins:
- the LOC126851382 gene encoding probable serine/threonine-protein kinase yakA; the protein is MSEMTNVVEAQQQQQQYVGGSSNTRHRCKDCGVNFDGEKSLEVHIQYSHKENLLNQWTNKAQQEESNNNHSKTGNHNSHVNVNRDSVTVPTDSSEPSSMSPSQDPTSSQQQQQQQQQQQQQQQQSQQQSQQQQQQQQQPAIHTLVCQPYDHFQTSMFSDSSGYYMPNEQPYMLTHHFTPSQEDVQGNRDGGGGYPRYHPYQHHQQHYSADRATSNSTSPQSPPLQCDKCGAVYEDANQLGEHMRTNHLDSPSAYPSAPQYQQLGNSPQQLHPSPPLSNQPQQQPSYDYNGGQTSKSDMKQEPPEEQAEILDLDSHKVQTHRYEEELVRIQHQQQQGLQIQMQQRLIPQQQHRIGSHSVSSMLGWPPAAQSHDYHTGLGSMGPIDNVPPPIADQGQFIRGQHMPMEHGHQSSPIITSTQPMASHQMPAGFAQQPPKAPLANQSWKSNEPRRPKTYNCTACNKWFTSSGHLKRHYNTTLHKNAVKNGKEPDPANLPISAHHHPARENNHSGSRGGGAPARSPPDLSSSRSPPNLMAGPSGEATRGLLHTPTTHCNSNSSNSSSDSSVTTLQQQLVHLPHSGIMPVNSPIPSSLAGHHQQQMGSAPHQLGLQQQQQQQQLHLPTDSPGQPVHHTTSSPIPPQAASHMNCPSPMGTSPHPHHMNSPPGSVHPAMTSPTAMGGTTMPHQPYPNALPPHVTITTNTPAVLLESTQPVTTMQLTTIGNEQNDQQQHQLLPSFTIFDQKNFTQIGVLTGFVVEQNQIQTVNVGGLSAEEIAPQESFESSTTSYDPYSPSRYKSLTDMDVTTIQTNEEHVSSLSYQLEQQRIDLETNNNHLSHSRQAKEDVDPNIGLQPKKERKSKTNSSKQRQITSTAANFISKDGVFMCIDCNKSFVRGCYLTQHNKSFHSGDKPFKCAQCGKRFPNKEVYEKHVQMHTCARRHQCDACPKVFAHKTDLKRHICIHTGKRPFKCDTCGKGFIRQDHMKKHQDTHNKKARLTAQRQNVQRLNAQRLNGSRFNIQRFNTQRCNVERPNDVHNNYDRKL